The proteins below come from a single Tindallia magadiensis genomic window:
- a CDS encoding copper homeostasis protein CutC — MVLEVCVDSYTSLMTAIKAGADRIELCSALNMGGLTPSYGFMQQAKDVSGVEIYVMIRPRSGDFLYDDGEYETMKKDVEKVKKEGFHGIVIGFLKADGRLDLERLEEMVKLADPLKVVLHRAFDDANQPEKEIPKLIEMGIQRILTSGQRKTATEGVEYIQSIEKEFGKEITIMPGAGVSAENIETLYKKTGCTHYHMSGKTEVGSRMEYRECIQRSQTPPQEFMLQRADYEKIRAAKKQLIELEKEGIN, encoded by the coding sequence AAGTCTGTGTAGATTCCTACACTTCCTTAATGACAGCAATAAAAGCAGGAGCTGACAGAATAGAACTCTGCAGTGCATTAAATATGGGAGGCCTTACCCCTAGTTATGGTTTCATGCAGCAGGCAAAAGACGTGTCAGGGGTGGAAATATATGTGATGATTAGGCCACGTTCCGGTGATTTCCTTTATGACGATGGTGAATATGAAACAATGAAAAAAGATGTGGAAAAGGTTAAAAAAGAAGGGTTTCATGGCATTGTTATAGGATTCTTAAAAGCGGACGGAAGATTAGATTTAGAAAGATTGGAAGAAATGGTGAAGTTGGCAGACCCTTTGAAAGTGGTTCTTCACCGAGCATTTGACGATGCCAATCAACCGGAAAAAGAGATCCCAAAACTGATAGAAATGGGCATTCAGCGAATCCTAACCTCCGGACAACGTAAAACCGCTACTGAAGGTGTGGAATATATCCAGAGCATCGAAAAAGAGTTTGGCAAAGAGATTACGATCATGCCCGGAGCTGGTGTCAGTGCAGAAAATATAGAAACCTTATATAAAAAAACCGGATGCACCCATTATCACATGTCTGGCAAAACAGAGGTGGGAAGCAGGATGGAATATAGAGAATGCATTCAAAGAAGCCAGACCCCCCCTCAGGAATTTATGCTTCAGCGGGCAGATTATGAAAAAATACGGGCAGCAAAAAAACAGCTCATAGAGCTTGAAAAAGAAGGCATAAACTAG
- a CDS encoding ROK family protein yields the protein MKQFRKKPQYVPRLDQGFRPMALENAAYREALEKSSQVEEVKVSIERNNGYCSTTTVKIFGEDSGYCEDTVVYIDRLVKSLLWIKGGYKILFAGPDYLFQHLKDVYQKGKEREFDALFMGKVYGKEFCVEKKGFDEIPDSKEEEKKIGRNLDGCRIGFDAGGSDRKVSAVIDGEPIYSEEVVWHPKITEDPTYHYQGILDSIQRAAEKLPKVDAIGISAAGIYIDNEVKAASLFRVIPEKEFDEKVKKIFFEVVKEIGDIPFEVANDGDVTALAGAMDLNENNILGIAMGTSEAVGYVNEEGNITGWLNELAFVPVDYSEEAIVDEWSQDRGVGVSYFSQDAVIKLAPAANIHLEESLSPAEKLKVVQDLVEKEDPRAYEIFETIGIYLGYSLAYYSDFYDMKKVLLLGRVMSGEGGERMIQKANEVIAKEFPKLYEKITLVTPDEKAKRVGQSIAAASLVSL from the coding sequence ATGAAGCAGTTCCGCAAAAAACCACAATATGTCCCAAGGCTGGATCAAGGATTCAGACCAATGGCATTAGAAAATGCAGCTTATCGGGAAGCTTTAGAAAAGAGCTCGCAAGTAGAGGAAGTAAAGGTGAGCATTGAAAGAAATAATGGATACTGCTCTACCACTACAGTCAAAATCTTTGGGGAAGATAGTGGGTATTGTGAAGATACAGTGGTTTATATAGATCGATTAGTGAAATCTCTTCTATGGATCAAAGGAGGATATAAAATCCTTTTTGCTGGTCCTGACTACCTTTTTCAACACTTAAAAGACGTCTATCAAAAAGGAAAAGAGAGAGAATTTGATGCTCTTTTTATGGGTAAAGTCTATGGTAAGGAATTCTGCGTAGAGAAAAAAGGATTTGATGAAATTCCTGATTCTAAGGAAGAGGAAAAGAAGATTGGTCGGAATTTAGATGGTTGCCGCATTGGGTTTGATGCAGGCGGAAGTGACCGGAAAGTATCGGCCGTTATAGATGGAGAGCCGATATATAGTGAAGAAGTGGTATGGCATCCTAAAATTACAGAGGATCCAACCTATCACTATCAAGGCATCCTGGACTCTATTCAAAGAGCGGCAGAGAAATTACCAAAAGTTGATGCTATTGGTATTAGTGCAGCTGGTATTTATATTGATAACGAAGTAAAAGCGGCTTCTTTATTTCGAGTAATACCTGAAAAAGAATTTGATGAAAAAGTTAAGAAAATTTTCTTTGAGGTAGTAAAAGAAATTGGCGATATACCTTTTGAAGTAGCTAATGATGGCGATGTCACTGCTCTGGCAGGAGCCATGGATTTAAATGAAAACAATATCCTTGGCATTGCTATGGGAACCAGCGAAGCTGTAGGATATGTTAATGAGGAAGGAAATATTACGGGATGGTTAAATGAATTAGCCTTTGTACCGGTGGATTATAGTGAAGAGGCTATCGTTGATGAATGGTCACAGGATCGTGGGGTAGGTGTCAGCTACTTTTCTCAGGATGCGGTAATAAAATTAGCACCTGCCGCTAATATTCATCTGGAAGAATCTCTGTCTCCTGCAGAAAAGCTAAAAGTGGTACAGGACTTAGTGGAAAAAGAGGATCCACGTGCTTATGAGATTTTTGAAACCATTGGTATTTATCTAGGATATTCATTAGCCTATTATAGCGACTTTTACGATATGAAGAAAGTGTTGCTGCTGGGAAGAGTTATGTCTGGAGAGGGCGGCGAGCGAATGATCCAAAAAGCAAATGAAGTGATTGCAAAGGAATTTCCAAAACTTTATGAAAAGATAACCCTCGTGACACCAGATGAAAAAGCCAAGCGTGTAGGTCAGTCCATAGCAGCGGCAAGCCTTGTTTCACTGTAA